Proteins encoded by one window of Pseudochaenichthys georgianus chromosome 9, fPseGeo1.2, whole genome shotgun sequence:
- the neff1 gene encoding low molecular weight neuronal intermediate filament: MSYSNDFHSSSSYRKIFGDAPRSGRVGLGSSSSPSRMHSSSSAGYRSSSGPRTYGSPNMVSSSSYRRTGAAPGRVFSSMQDSSLDLAQSTAVTNELKIVRTNEKEQLQGLNDRFVSFIEKVHSLEQQNKVLEAEVTMLRQRHNEPSRLHELYEQEIRELRARVDEMTHEKSQMHVECEQMNDNLDRVREKLDEETKLREEAEITLKGYRKDVDDATISRLELEKRVESLLDEISFLRRVHEEELLELQASLQATQVSVEMDMKQPDLTAALKDIRAQYETLSARNTAQSEDWYRSKFNSVTEAAARNQEAVKHSKEELSEYRRQVQARTLEIEALRGHNEALERQIAEMEDRHNNEMGDMQDTIQQLESALRSTKGEMSRHLREYQDLLNVKMALDIEIAAYRKLLEGEECRLSTVSGAMVQSGYPGFSYMSARSYNLGSYRKSEAKPEEEEEEEAEDEEEEAEAEGEEGDENEEEAEEGDDAEGEDEEEDDEDDKQKEKEKKKEEGSTNKTTKS; this comes from the exons ATGAGTTACTCCAACGACTTCCACAGCAGCAGCTCCTATCGGAAGATCTTCGGAGATGCACCCCGCTCCGGACGCGTCGGCctgggcagcagcagcagcccgtCCCGCATgcactcctcctcctctgcaggGTACCGCAGCAGCAGCGGGCCCCGCACCTACGGTTCCCCCAACATGGTGTCCTCCTCCAGCTACCGCAGGACAGGCGCTGCTCCCGGCCGCGTCTTCTCCTCCATGCAGGACTCTTCCTTGGACCTGGCACAGTCCACCGCGGTCACCAACGAGCTGAAGATCGTGCGCACCAACGAGAAGGAGCAACTGCAGGGACTCAACGACCGCTTCGTGTCCTTCATCGAGAAGGTGCACAGCCTGGAGCAGCAGAACAAGGTGCTCGAGGCGGAGGTCACCATGCTGCGGCAGCGCCACAACGAGCCGTCCCGCCTGCACGAGCTCTACGAGCAGGAGATCCGTGAGCTGAGGGCGCGCGTGGACGAGATGACCCACGAGAAGAGCCAGATGCACGTGGAGTGCGAGCAGATGAACGACAATCTGGATCGGGTGAGGGAGAAGCTGGATGAGGAGACGAAGCTCCGCGAGGAGGCGGAGATCACCCTGAAGGGATACCGGAAGGACGTGGACGACGCCACCATCTCGCGCCTGGAGCTGGAGAAAAGAGTGGAGTCACTGCTGGATGAGATCTCGTTCCTCAGGAGGGTGCACGAGGAGGAGCTGCTGGAGCTGCAGGCATCTCTGCAGGCCACTCAG GTGTCGGTGGAGATGGACATGAAGCAGCCGGACCTGACGGCGGCGCTGAAGGACATCCGGGCTCAGTACGAGACTCTGTCGGCCAGGAACACGGCCCAGTCTGAGGACTGGTACCGCTCCAAGTTCAACAGCGTGACGGAGGCGGCTGCTCGCAACCAGGAGGCCGTGAAGCACTCCAAGGAGGAGCTGAGCGAGTACCGCAGGCAGGTGCAGGCCCGCACCCTGGAGATCGAGGCCCTCAGGGGCCACAACGAGGCCCTGGAGAGGCAGATCGCCGAGATGGAAGACCGCCACAACAACGAGATGGGAGATATGCAG gacacCATCCAGCAGCTGGAGTCCGCCCTGCGCAGCACCAAGGGAGAGATGTCCCGTCACCTGCGTGAGTACCAGGACCTGCTGAACGTGAAGATGGCCCTGGACATCGAGATCGCTGCCTACAG GAAGCTTCTGGAAGGAGAAGAGTGCCGCCTCAGCACTGTGAGCGGCGCCATGGTTCAGTCCGGATACCCCGGCTTCTCCTACATGTCGGCCCGAAGCTACAACCTCGGATCCTACAGGAAGTCTGAAGCCAAGcccgaggaggaggaagaggaggaggctgaagatgaagaggaggaggcagaggcagagggagaggagggagacgagAACGAAGAGGAGGCAGAGGAGGGAGATGATGCTGAGGGAGAGGATGAGGAAGAAGATGATGAGGATGACAAGCAGaaggaaaaggagaagaaaaaggaAGAGGGCTCCACCAACAAGACCACCAAGAGCTAA